GATTCGGCTCGCCCGCGAGCGCGGTGTAAACGGTTACCCAGCAGGCCCACGACCGTCCCTGTGGGACACGCCCTAACGGTCTCATCGCCCGCGCCGTGGTTGGGGCGGCCGCGCAGACCGGCCTCCTGCACGGTGACCTCCGCACGGGTGGCGTACGTCACACCAGGGGAGTCGTGTATGGACTAGCGCATTTGAAGAGGTCTTCAATTGCTACATGTGCTCGGTTGGAGTGGTGTGATGGTTCCGCTGTACCAGGCCGAGGCGGAGTTCTTCCGGACGTTGGGGCACCCGGTCCGGATTCGGGTGCTGGAGTTGCTCGGTGACGGGCCGCGGTCGGTGCGTGAGCTGCTTGACGCCGTCCAGATCGAGGCGTCCAGCCTGTCGCAGCAGTTGGCGGTGCTGCGCCGCGCGGGGATTGTGACGTCGCATCGCGAGGGCAACTCGGTCCTTTACGTCTTGGCGGGGCCAGATGTGGCGGACCTGCTGCGGGCAGCGCGCAGCTTCCTGACCGGGCTGCTGGCGAGCCAGGCCGAGTTGCTTGACGCTCTTCGCGATGAACCGTTGGCGCGGGCGGCATGACGGGGCGTCGCCCGCCGTTGCGGCGCCGCAGGCCTCGGCCGGTGGTCGCGTCGCGGTGGAGGCGCATGCCGGCCGCGATGACACCGGCACAGTCCGCGGCGTGGGAGGCGTGCCGCGCGATCGACACTGGTTTGCTGCCGGCGTTGCACCGGCCTGAGGTTGATCGGGCCGAGGTCAGGTCCCATCTCGGGGCGCTCGGCCTGCGGATAGTCCGGCACCGCTCGGGTTGGGGTGAGCACGGGGCGATGCTGGTGGTCGCTTTGCATTGCGCGATGGGTCTGTACGGCAGGGGCGAGCACGCCGATTTGGCGGGCCTGATGCAGGACGTCAGCGAACGCCTGTACCGGCTGTCCATCACCTCGACCGGTGACGACCGACCGCCTTCTGGCGGTGGGGCACCGCCGTAGCGGACCCCCGTGCCGGCTGTCGAGGGACTCCCGATGCCGCGTCGACCGGCCCTCGCCCGATGTGGCGGGACCGCGGAGGACATCCGTTCACTCCGCCGGCGCCGCGGTCGCCGGGCAGGTCCGATCAGGCGCAGCGCGGGCGGGTTGTGCTGATGGTCATGGACGAGAGCGGGCCGAAGGGCCCAGCAGCCCCGTCACAGGATGTCCGCCTCGTTCAGCGTGGACAGGTGCATCCAGACGATGTGCGCACCGTCCGCGAGACGATCGGTGCGGTCGCGACCGCCTACAGGCTCGATCCGGCGGCGGTCAGGGTGCGGCTGACCGGTGGTGGCGAGCCCGGCGGCCCGATGCTGGTCCAGGTCAACTTCCGTGTTGGTGGCGCGCCGGCCCGGATTCAGGTCGCGGCCAGCCCGGCCCGAGAGGCGGTCGTCGCGGCTGTGGACCGGCTGCGGCGCCAGATCGACCGGTTGACCAGGGCCTGGCACCCGGGCCTTGGCCGGAGCCGGGCAAGCGGTCGCTGGGTGCGCCGGGCGCGGGTGTCGTCGCACGGTTGAAGACGTTTCGACTGCATTTCGGGATGCCGTGCCAGGCGGCGGCGTTCATGAATGCCATGGACTTCGACGTGGCGCTGTACACCGACGCGGAGAGCGGGGAAGAGGCTATCGTCTACCGGGCCGGGCCCACCGGCCTGTGCCTGTCGCGTCAACGAAGTGCGAACCCGCCGTCGATGCCGGTGACGCTGCCGCTGACCATCGACCCGCGGCGGGTGCCCAGGCTGACCGCGGCCCAGGCCGCGCACCGTCTGGCTGAGGGCTGGCTGCCATTCGTGTTCTTCACGGACCGGCGGACCCGGCGAGGAAACCTGTTGTACCGCCGGTACGACGGCGACTTGGGCCTTATCGCTCCGAGCGAGCCCGACAGTTCGGTTGTGGTCCGCCCCACTGTATTGCTGTTCTTATGAGTTGCTAAGTTTAGCAACTCATAAGCTCCTTGTGGGTGGAACGGAGGACCGGTGGTGGGTTTGGGCGGCAAGATCCGGAAGGTGGGGCGGGTGGCCGAGCCGGCCGGCGAGCCGCCGCCTTTGCTGTCCGAGGCCGTCCGGTTGGGCGGTTCGGTGCAGGTGCGGCATGTGGACGCCGGGTCGTGCAACGGCTGTGAGATCGAGATCGGTCAGGCGTTCGGCCCGGTTTATGACGTGGAGCGGCACGGTGTGCGGTTGGTGGCCTCGCCGCGCCACGCGGATGTGTTGACGGTGACCGGGCCGGTGACGGTGAACATGGCGGGGCCGCTGCGGGCGACCTACGAGGCGATGCCGCGGCCCAGGTTGGTGCTCGCGGTGGGGGACTGTGCCCGTGACTGCGGGATGTTCGCCGGCGGTCATGGGGTGCACGGCGCGGTCGCTGACGTGGTACCGGTGGATGGGCAGGTCGGGGGTTGCCCGCCGGAGCCGGCGGCGATCGTGGCGGCGTTACGCGGTCTGTCCGGCCGGTGAACCCGGTCGCGTCGGCGTTGGGCGGCGCCTTCATCCTGGCCGGGCTCGGTGCCCTGGCGGGGCTGGTGTCGCCGGCGCGGTGGCGTTCAGCCGCGGTCGGTATGGCGAGCGCTGCGGTGGGGGTGGCGGGCGCGGCGGCCGGGGTGGCGGCCGTGTCCGGCCGGCCGTGGCAGGCCTACCTGCCGGACGTGTTGCCGCTGTCCGGAGTCCGGTTGGCGGTCGATCCGCTGTCGGGTTGGCTGCTGTTGCTGGTCGGCGCGGTCGCCGCTGTTGTCGGCGTCTACACGGCCGGGTATGCCGGCCAGGGCGGCCATGGCCCGGCGGGCCGGGGCGCGCTGGCGGTGCTGCCGTTGTTCGTGGCATCGATGCTGCTGGTACCGGCGGCCGGCAGCGTGTCGACGTTCCTGCTCGGCTGGGAGCTGATGGCGGCAACGTCGCTGTTGCTGGTGCTGGCCGAGCATCGGCACAACCCGGCGGTGCGTTCGGCCGCGCTGTGGTACGCGGCGATGACGCAGGCCGGGTTTGTGAGTGTGCTGCTGGGCCTGACCTGGTTGGCGGCGGCCGGGACGGGGGAGTCGTTCGCGGCGATCCGGGCGGGCGGCGTGGACCTGCCGCCGGTGACCGCGAGCGGTGTTTTCCTGTTGTGCCTGGCGGGGTTCGCGTCGAAGGCCGGCGTGGTGCCGTTGCATCCGTGGCTGCCGCGGGCGCACGCGGAGGCGCCGTCGCACGTGTCGGCGTTGATGAGCGCCGCGATGGTCAAACTCGGTGTGTACGGGATCGTGCGGGTCGGGTTCGACCTGCTCGGCGGCGGCCCGCGGTGGTGGTGGCTGCTGCTTGGCGCGCTCGGCGCGGTCTCGGCCCTGTACGGGATCTTGCAGGCCGCGGTGGCCACTGACCTGAAGCGGCTGCTGGCGTTCTCCACCAGTGAGAACGTGGGTTTGATCCTGCTCGGGCTGGCAGCGGCCGGTGTGTGGTCCGGCGCCGGTGAGGGCGCGGTGGCGGGGGTCGCCTTAGCCGCGGCGTTGTTGCACATGGCCAACCACGCCGCGTTCAAGACATTGCTGTTCTGCGGTGCCGGGTCGGTGTTGCGCGCGACCGGCACCCGCGATCTGGACGCGTTGGGCGGGTTGTCCCGGCGGATGCCGGCGACCACGACGCTGTTCACCGTCGGGGCGCTGGGCGCGGCGGCGCTGCCACCGGGCAACGGGTTCGTCTCGGAGTGGTTGCTGCTGCAGGCGTTGCTGCACCAGGCCCCGCAGGCCGGTGCGGTGCTGACCGTGGCCGCACCGGTCGCGGTGGCCGTGGTGGCGTTGACCGCCGGGATCGGTGTGGCCACGTTTGTGAAGGTTCTGGGCACGGGCTTTCTGGCCCGCCCGCGTGGCGACGGCGCGGCGGCGGCGGTCGAGTCGCCACGGTGGATGCTGGCCGGCATGGGGCTGGCCGCCGCGGGCTGCGCCGCCCTGGCGGTCGCGCCGGTGGTGGCGGCGCCGGCGCTGGACCGGGTGGCAAGCGGGTTGCGGGCCGGCCCGGCGCTGTTCGAGGGCGGCGGTGTCGACCTGCGGCTGGCCGGTATCGCCTCGACGCTGTCCCCGCTGTGGGTCGCGGTCGGCGTCGTCGCGCTGGCGGTGGCGACCGCGGTGGCGGGACGGGCGTTCGGTCGGGGGCGGCGGCGGGCGCCGGCCTGGGACTGCGGTGACGGGCCGTTGACCGCGCGGATGGAGTACACCGCGACGTCGTTCGCCGAGCCGTTACAGCGGGTTTTCGACGACGTGCTGGCGCCGGAACAGGACGTCGACGTGACGCATTCGGCCGAGTCGGCGTATCTGGTGCGGGCGGTGCAGTACCGGCGCCGGTTGCCGGACCGGATCGAGGCACGCCTGTACCGGCCGCTCGTGGCCGCGGTGGAGGCAGCCGGCCGGGCCGGTCGGCGGTTGGCGAATGGGAGCCTGCACCGGTACCTGGCCTACATGCTCGCCGCGGTCGTGGCGGTCTTGGTCGCCGGGGTGATCCGGTGAACGCGTGGGTGTCGGCCATCGCGCAGGTGGTGCTCGTCGCGGCTGCGGCGCCGTTGGTGATCGGCCTGATGCGCGGTGTGCGGGCGCGGTTGGAAGGCCGCGCCGGCGGCCGCCTGGTGCAGCCGTGGCGGGACCTGCGCAAGCAGCTGCGCAAGGAGCCGGTTATCCCGGCCGACGCCGGCATTTTCTTCATCGCCGCCCCGCTGGTGCTGGTGGCCACCAGCGTGCTGGTCGCCGGCGTCGCACCTTTTCTGTCCACGGTCGGTCCGCTGCCGGGGGTGGCCGACCTCGTCGTGGTGGTCGGGCTGCTGCTGCTCGGCGCGGCGGCGCTCGCACTGGCCGGGCTGGACACCGGCACCGCGTTCGGTGGGATGGGCGCCAGCCGGGAGGTGACCATCGCGGCGCTGGTCGAGCCGACCGCGCTGTTGGCGGTGTTCGCGCTCTCCACACGGGTCGGTTCCACCGACCTTGGTCGGATCGTCGCGGCCGGTGCCACCGACCCGGCACTGGTGTTCACCCCGGCCAGCGCCCTTGCCGCCGCCGCCTTGGGGGTCGCCGCACTCGCCGAGGCCGGGCGGCTGCCAGTGGACAACCCCGCCACGCACCTGGAGCTGACCATGGTGCACGAGGCCATGGTGCTCGAGTACGCCGGCCGGGACCTGGCCCTGGTGGAGTGGGCGGCGGCGATGCGGCTGAGCATCCTGCTCGGTCTGCTGGCCAACCTGTTCATCCCGTGGGGCGTGGCCACCAACCCGCGGCCGGCCGCCCTCGCCCTGGCCGCGGGGGTGTTCGTGGTCAAGGTGGCCGGCCTGGCCGCCCTGGTGGCGGCCGGCGAGGTGTTCGTGGCCAAGCTTCGGCTGTTTCGAGTACCGGAGCTGCTGGCCGGCTCGTTCGTGCTGGGCCTGCTTGCCGTGATCGCCTCGTCCGTGCTGGCCTGACCTCCGGGAGCCTGCCATGACCGACCAGCTGCTCAACCTCGCTTGTGGACTGTTCCTGCTCACCGCCATCGGTGTGCTCTGGCGCCGGGAACTGGCGGCGCTGATCACGCTGCTGACCGTCCAGGGGGCGGCCCTGACCGGTATCGCGGTGCTGTTCGCGGTCGACCACCGGCACCCGGAGGCGTTCGTGGTGGCGGCCATGGTCGGGGTCCTCAAGGTCGGTGTCCTGCCGTGGCTGCTGCGCCGGGTGCTGGCCCGGGTCCCCGAAGCCAGAGAAACCGCCCCACTGGTCAACGTCGCGGCGTCCCTGCTGGCCGCGGCGGCGCTGACCCTGCTGGCCTACGCGGCGGCGCGGCCACTGGTCAACCTGGCGCCGTCACCGACCGCCCGGGCCGCGCCGGTCGGCCTCGCCGTGGTGCTGATCGGATTCCTTCTCGCGGCCACCCGCCGCCGGGCCATCTCCCAGATCGTCGGCCTGCTGCTGATCGACAACGGTGTGGCAGCGGTCGCGTTCCTGGCCACCGGCGGGGTTCCGCTGGTCGTCGAGCTAGGGGTGTCGGCGGACCTGCTGCTGGCGGTGCTGGTGCTGCAGGTGCTCACCGCGCGGCTGCGGGCCGTGTTCGGGCGTACCGACCTGGACGACCTACGAGGGTTGCGCGACTGATGACAGAGGCACTCGACGTGTTCGCGCTGCACCTTCCGCTGGCCGCGCCGCTGGCCGCCGCCGCGGTCGCCGCGCTGCGCGGCCGGGCCGTGGCCGCCTGGGCCGGGGTGGCCGCTGCCGTGGGCATCCTCGCCGCCGCCGTGTGGCTCGCCCGCACTGTCCATGCTGGACAGCAGGTCGGCTACGGGTTGCTGCGCGCGGACGCGCTGACCGCGTTCATGCTCATCGTCATCGGTGCGGTCGCCGCCATCGCCTGCTGGGCCGGAGTGCACCACCTGGCCGCCGAGGCCGCCGCCGGCGCCGCCACAGCGGGCACCGCGCGCCGCTACCTGATCCTGGTCCAGCTGTTCCTGGCCGCGATGAGCCTGGCGGTCCTGGCCGACAACCTGGGCCTGCTGTGGGTGGCGGTGGAGGCCACCACCATCGTCACCGCGTTCCTGGTCGGTCACCGGCGCAGCCGGGCCAGCGTGGAGGCCGCCTGGAAGTACGTGGTGCTGTGCTCGATCGGCATCGCGGTGGCGTTCCTGGGTACCGTCTGCGTGTACGCCGCCGCGGTCGCTGCCGGCGGCCACGGCGCCGCCGCCCTCGACTGGACCTACCTGACCGGCCACGCCGCCGGCCTCGACGCGGACCTGATCCGGCTCGCCACCGGCCTGGTGCTGGTCGGCTTCGGCACCAAGGCCGGCCTGGCCCCGATGCACGCCTGGCTGCCCGACGCGCACAGCCAGGCACCCGCCCCGGTCTCGGCGCTCATGTCGGGGGTTCTGCTGTCGGTCGCGTTCTACGCGATCTGGCGGTACAAGGCGATCACCGACAGCGTCATCGGCCCCGGCTACACCCGCACCCTGCTGCTGGTCGCCGCCCTGGCCTCGATCGCCGCCGCCGCGCTCCTGCTGATCAGCCAGCGCGACTACAAACGGATGCTGGCCTACTCCTCGATCGAGCACATGGGACTTGTCGCCCTCGGCACCGCCACGGGCAGCCGCCTGGCGATCACCGCCGTCCTGGTGCACGTGCTCGGCCACGGCCTGAGCAAGGCCGTCGCCTTCTGCGGCGCCGGTCAACTGCTGCGCCTGTCCGGCAGCAGCCGCATCGCCGCCGTCCGCGGGCTCTCCGCCCGCCGGCCAGCCCTCGCCGTCGTCTTCGGGTTGGCGCTGCTGGCGTTGCTCGGCCTTCCCCCGTTCAGCCTCTTCGCCTCCGAACTCGGCATCGCCCGGGCCGGCCTGGCCGCCGGCCAGGGCTGGGCCGTCGCCGCCACGTTCGCGCTCGTCCTGGTCGCCTTCGCGGCTATCGTCCGGCACAGCACCGGCATCCTGCTCGGCCCACCTGACCCGGCCACCCAGGAGCCGGCCACTCAGGAGCCGGCCACCGCGCCCACGCTCGCGGCCCGGCCGGCAGCGATCGTGCCGCTCGCCGTCGGCCTGGCCGCCGCAGCCGCCCTCGGCATCAGCCTCGGGCCGCTAAACGAGCTCCTGCAAACCGCCACCGACATCATCGTGCAGGACAGGTAAGCAATGACCGAGGCACACCCCATCCCACCGGCCACAGCCGTCGAGGTCAGCGCCGGCGAACTGGCCGAGCGGGCCGGCCACCTGCTGGCCGGCGGCGCCCGGCTCGCGCTGGTCGCCGCCCACCAGGACCCGGACACCATCCGGATCGTGTACCTGTTCACCTCCGGACCCCCCGACCAGCGCACCGAGCTGCACCTGCGCACCGCACCGGACCGCCCGGCCGTACCGAGCCTGGCCGCCGTATCTTTCCCGGCCGGGCGTTTCGAACGCGAGATGCACGACCTGTACGGCGTCCAACCGGACAACCACCCACTGCCACGCCGGCTGGTCCGCCACCCCCACTGGCCCGCCGGCTGGTACCCGATGCGCGCCGACGCCGGGCCCCGACCGCCCCTGGCCGAGTCCGAACCGTTCCCGTTCGTCACCGTGCAAGGCGCCGGCGTCTACGAGATCCCGGTCGGACCGGTACACGCCGGACTGATCGAACCGGGCCACTTCCGGTTCTCCGTGGTTGGCGAAACCATCCTCAAACTCAAGGCCCGCCTCTGGTACGTCCACAAGGGAATCGAGAAACTGTTCGAAGGGCAGACCGTATACTCGCGTGTCGCGCTCGCCGAGCGGATCAGCGGCGACACCTCCGCCGGGCACGCCCTCGCCTACAGCCTGGCTGTCGAAGACGCCCTGGCCGTCGCCGTCCCCGCCCGCGTGCAACGCGCCCGGGCCGCCCTGCTCGAACTGGAACGGCTGCACAACCACGTCGCCGACCTCGGCGCCATCTGCAACGACGTCGGCTACGGCATCGCGCACGCACACACCCAACGCATCCGTGAACGACTGCTCCGCCTCAACCAGGCCACCACCGGACACCGCCTGCTGCGCGGCGGCATCTTCCCCGGCGGCGTACACCTGCGCACCGTCCCCGACCCGGCCACCGTGCACGCCGTCGCCGACGACATCGCCGAGATCGTCGCGATCGCGCTCAACCAGACCGTGGTCCGGGACCGGCTCACCGGCACCGCCGTGCTCGGCCTCCGGCAAGCCGCCGACATCGGCTGCCTCGGCTACGTCGCCCGCGCCAGCGGCATGCCCTTCGACGCCCGCACAGCCCACCCGCACACCCACCTGGACAACCTCAGCACCCCAGTCCACCAGGACGGCGACGTACTGGCCCGCTTCCTGGTCCGGGCGGACGAGATCCGCGCCTCAGCCGCGCTGCTCGCCGGGCTGCTGCCAACCCTCACACCCGGCCCGACCACCGCCGGCCCACAGCCACGACATGACCGACCTACCTCGGGAGTCGGGATCGTCGAAGGCTGGCGCGGCACCATCACCCACCGCGTCGAGATACGACCCGACGGCACCCTCGCCCGCGCGAAGATCGTCGACCCCTCGTTTTTCAACTGGCCGGCGTTGCCGGTCGCCCTCGCCGACACGATCGTTCCGGACTTCCCGCTGACTAACAAGAGCTTCAACCTCTCCTACGCCGGCAACGACCTATGACCACACCCCGCGCCAGCGACCCTCACTGCCGGTTCGCCGAGCCAGCCCGGCGGGCGGCCTGGCACACCTACCTCACGCTCACCTGCGACCTGCTACCGGCCCTGGACAGCGACCCAGCCGACACCGGCCGGACCGGTGCCTGCCTCACCCAGGTGATCTCCCGGATCCTGATCTGGGCGCCGGCTTGGGGTCCACCGGGCGCGGTACTGGCCGCCGCCACCTATACCGCGCAGCGGCTGCACCGCGACGGCGACCACCTGCACCTCGCCCGGCTGCTTCGCGTGCTGGCCAGACGACTGTTCAGCCTCTCCAGCGGACGCACCGGACGGCCCCGCCCACGGCCGACCTGAACCAGCGGTGCGGGGTGGTCAAAGACCGCTACGACCACAGCCACGCCGCGCGACTCATGGCCATCGCCAAGTCCGCCTTCCCAGGACTACGCCGTCAACGCCCCGGCGTCCGGGTGGCTGCTTGGGTGGGCGTACCGGCCGGTTCGGCTCATCGGGCACCACGCAGGCCCGATCACCAGATCGGCAGAACGGGGTCGGGCGTGGCCGGTAACCTCCGCATGGGCGGTAACAGTGAGGGCGGGCAAGCCCGGCTCGATGATTCGCTGCTGCGCCGTAAGGTCGAACGCGCCGCGATGACAGTGGTCCACCGGTGGCTTGTCAGCCAAGGACCGGTCGCCGCAGTATCAGGGACTCACTCTCTGCCGCGATCCGCTTGTTGCGGAGAGTGGTAGGTCGAGTCCCGGACATTGGTAGGGGTCGGTTGAGATGCATGGCCGCTGCGGCGCTGTAGCCAGCTGATGACACTGGCTCCGGCCCGTGGGCAGGACTCATCTGCGGCTGTCTCGCAGGGCGGGCGGAGGGCAACTCTTGACGGCGGCTGCGATCTGTAGGGCGGCCTGGGCGGGCGTGAGGTGTGCGGTGTCGATGACGACATCGGCCTCGTTGTGTAGCCACGTGCGGGCTGCCTCGGCGTAAGGCTCAAGGTGTTTTAGGCGGAACGGTGAGGGGATGGGGTGTTCTGCCTCGATGCGCCGACGGAGGGTGTCTTGGTCAGCGTGGAGGACGAAGTGCCTGACCGGGATGGTGTGGTGGGCCAGCCCGGTGCTGATTTCGCACCAGTACTGCTCGACCAGGACCGTCATGGGCATCACCAGGGTGCCGCCGGTGTAGTCGAGTACCCGGCGGGCGGTCTCGACGACGAGTTGCCGCCACGGCGGCCAGTGTTGGAAGTTGTCCGTCTCGGGCAGCCCTGGCGTGATGTCCATGAGTGTCTCGCCGACCTTCTCGGCGTCGAAGATGCGTGAATCCGGGATTAGTTGCCGCACGAGTGCACTGGTTGTTGTCTTGCCTGCACCGTGGGTGCCATTGATCCATACGATCACGGGACCCGATGGTAGCGCTGCGTGGGCTACGGAAGGCGGCGTGGCAGACGCCGGAACGGGTTCGTTGAGTCGGCGGCCAGCGCCGCGGCGAGCGTCCGGGTCTTCTCGTCGCTGTCTCGCTGGCCGCGCGAAAATGTGGGCAGGGCGGACGGCCCGCGAGCCGCTACCCGGGCCGAGGTTTGGCGACATGATCGTCCGCTCTCTCATCGAGGTCGGCGCTGACCGCGACCGCTGGTGCTGGGGCGTTACCGTGGTGCCGCGTTGACCTCAGGCGATCGGGAGGCTTCAGGGTGGCGACTGTGGATCAGATCCTGGCCTCTGTTGCCGAACGGCTGCGTGGCCGGCCCGTACCTGATGATCTGCGGCGGCTCGCGGCGATCCAGGCCGAGCGGCCCGCGGACGCCGGGCGGTCGCGGGATCCGCTGCTGCACACCGGGACGGTGATCTTCGAACCGGGTGAGTCCCACGCCCTGCTCGATCACAGCTACCTCAACGACAACGATCGCGCGGACCCCGACATCATGGCCAACATCGCCGCGATCGATACCGTGCTCCCACATGCGGCGTGGATCGGCACACTGGTGGACGGCGACGTGGTCGGCTACTGGCTGCACCCCGACGAACCGGTCGGCGAGCCACCGCTGGTCGTCACATTCAGCACCGAGGGCGAGTTCGACATCCAGCCCGGCGAATCGCTTGTGGAGGCGGTGATCTACCACTACGCCGGATATGAGGACGACCGGTTCGCCGCGGTCGCGGACCTGTATGAGGCGCACGGGCTGCCGATAACCGCGCGGCGAGCGGACGACCTGCTCTACCGTCGGGCGGTCGTCAACCCGGGCGTGCTGCACAGCAAGCGGTACGAGCAGGAGTGCGCGGCCCGCGGCCTGAGCTAGCCAGGCCAGGGGTGTGCCAGGACTGTGGACATTCGCCGCCAAGG
This genomic stretch from Phytohabitans houttuyneae harbors:
- a CDS encoding ArsR/SmtB family transcription factor, which produces MMVPLYQAEAEFFRTLGHPVRIRVLELLGDGPRSVRELLDAVQIEASSLSQQLAVLRRAGIVTSHREGNSVLYVLAGPDVADLLRAARSFLTGLLASQAELLDALRDEPLARAA
- a CDS encoding NADH-quinone oxidoreductase subunit B family protein: MVGLGGKIRKVGRVAEPAGEPPPLLSEAVRLGGSVQVRHVDAGSCNGCEIEIGQAFGPVYDVERHGVRLVASPRHADVLTVTGPVTVNMAGPLRATYEAMPRPRLVLAVGDCARDCGMFAGGHGVHGAVADVVPVDGQVGGCPPEPAAIVAALRGLSGR
- a CDS encoding proton-conducting transporter transmembrane domain-containing protein, which encodes MNPVASALGGAFILAGLGALAGLVSPARWRSAAVGMASAAVGVAGAAAGVAAVSGRPWQAYLPDVLPLSGVRLAVDPLSGWLLLLVGAVAAVVGVYTAGYAGQGGHGPAGRGALAVLPLFVASMLLVPAAGSVSTFLLGWELMAATSLLLVLAEHRHNPAVRSAALWYAAMTQAGFVSVLLGLTWLAAAGTGESFAAIRAGGVDLPPVTASGVFLLCLAGFASKAGVVPLHPWLPRAHAEAPSHVSALMSAAMVKLGVYGIVRVGFDLLGGGPRWWWLLLGALGAVSALYGILQAAVATDLKRLLAFSTSENVGLILLGLAAAGVWSGAGEGAVAGVALAAALLHMANHAAFKTLLFCGAGSVLRATGTRDLDALGGLSRRMPATTTLFTVGALGAAALPPGNGFVSEWLLLQALLHQAPQAGAVLTVAAPVAVAVVALTAGIGVATFVKVLGTGFLARPRGDGAAAAVESPRWMLAGMGLAAAGCAALAVAPVVAAPALDRVASGLRAGPALFEGGGVDLRLAGIASTLSPLWVAVGVVALAVATAVAGRAFGRGRRRAPAWDCGDGPLTARMEYTATSFAEPLQRVFDDVLAPEQDVDVTHSAESAYLVRAVQYRRRLPDRIEARLYRPLVAAVEAAGRAGRRLANGSLHRYLAYMLAAVVAVLVAGVIR
- a CDS encoding respiratory chain complex I subunit 1 family protein, with translation MNAWVSAIAQVVLVAAAAPLVIGLMRGVRARLEGRAGGRLVQPWRDLRKQLRKEPVIPADAGIFFIAAPLVLVATSVLVAGVAPFLSTVGPLPGVADLVVVVGLLLLGAAALALAGLDTGTAFGGMGASREVTIAALVEPTALLAVFALSTRVGSTDLGRIVAAGATDPALVFTPASALAAAALGVAALAEAGRLPVDNPATHLELTMVHEAMVLEYAGRDLALVEWAAAMRLSILLGLLANLFIPWGVATNPRPAALALAAGVFVVKVAGLAALVAAGEVFVAKLRLFRVPELLAGSFVLGLLAVIASSVLA
- a CDS encoding proton-conducting transporter transmembrane domain-containing protein, which translates into the protein MTEALDVFALHLPLAAPLAAAAVAALRGRAVAAWAGVAAAVGILAAAVWLARTVHAGQQVGYGLLRADALTAFMLIVIGAVAAIACWAGVHHLAAEAAAGAATAGTARRYLILVQLFLAAMSLAVLADNLGLLWVAVEATTIVTAFLVGHRRSRASVEAAWKYVVLCSIGIAVAFLGTVCVYAAAVAAGGHGAAALDWTYLTGHAAGLDADLIRLATGLVLVGFGTKAGLAPMHAWLPDAHSQAPAPVSALMSGVLLSVAFYAIWRYKAITDSVIGPGYTRTLLLVAALASIAAAALLLISQRDYKRMLAYSSIEHMGLVALGTATGSRLAITAVLVHVLGHGLSKAVAFCGAGQLLRLSGSSRIAAVRGLSARRPALAVVFGLALLALLGLPPFSLFASELGIARAGLAAGQGWAVAATFALVLVAFAAIVRHSTGILLGPPDPATQEPATQEPATAPTLAARPAAIVPLAVGLAAAAALGISLGPLNELLQTATDIIVQDR
- a CDS encoding hydrogenase large subunit, giving the protein MTEAHPIPPATAVEVSAGELAERAGHLLAGGARLALVAAHQDPDTIRIVYLFTSGPPDQRTELHLRTAPDRPAVPSLAAVSFPAGRFEREMHDLYGVQPDNHPLPRRLVRHPHWPAGWYPMRADAGPRPPLAESEPFPFVTVQGAGVYEIPVGPVHAGLIEPGHFRFSVVGETILKLKARLWYVHKGIEKLFEGQTVYSRVALAERISGDTSAGHALAYSLAVEDALAVAVPARVQRARAALLELERLHNHVADLGAICNDVGYGIAHAHTQRIRERLLRLNQATTGHRLLRGGIFPGGVHLRTVPDPATVHAVADDIAEIVAIALNQTVVRDRLTGTAVLGLRQAADIGCLGYVARASGMPFDARTAHPHTHLDNLSTPVHQDGDVLARFLVRADEIRASAALLAGLLPTLTPGPTTAGPQPRHDRPTSGVGIVEGWRGTITHRVEIRPDGTLARAKIVDPSFFNWPALPVALADTIVPDFPLTNKSFNLSYAGNDL
- a CDS encoding ATP-binding protein; translation: MIVWINGTHGAGKTTTSALVRQLIPDSRIFDAEKVGETLMDITPGLPETDNFQHWPPWRQLVVETARRVLDYTGGTLVMPMTVLVEQYWCEISTGLAHHTIPVRHFVLHADQDTLRRRIEAEHPIPSPFRLKHLEPYAEAARTWLHNEADVVIDTAHLTPAQAALQIAAAVKSCPPPALRDSRR